A genomic region of Flavobacteriales bacterium contains the following coding sequences:
- a CDS encoding DUF2309 domain-containing protein: protein MNKHELVWDESHLIHLLQHYLPSQAPLKDFIHHNTLHGFQQEEFFDALGHAKHVFGYKTSLSLDRYRKFYKDGKINPYQLERSMESFNQKKGTDFTLDSVLHGSAKLTIKPTVGQLRSKWKQLYQVDLNALTHSKLFRVLNAYIDQGVAIWQFPVSEGGLISSLRALERNSMVSMFNTPRPQMLLAQKKLSIKHLLHLVVGNEAFFDNYVVDQQFAHPGWSGMVSVLEQNQALLLDKRKISLNDLIIFELLLEIDALDQRFGMQWKPLGYNDSLTPIDLFEKPQKEVFNQLVEIWQVAFENTTYDQALSAIRNIAPKEPNIARDDFQALFCIDDRECSIRRYIENVALQQKIGCHTFGTPGHFGLEYYFQPENGKFHTKVCPAPVSPNILVQEKSSNIKRKKDFHFSKQTHGFLLSWLITHTVGLISSLRLIRSIFYPKNEAAANSSFHFMSEQSNLNYQFNPENPESADGLQLGFKVEQMADNVEKVLKSIGLVNNFAPVIYIIGHGASSVNNTYYAGYDCGACSGRPGSVNARLFAKMANRADVRQLLEKRNLFIPDDTVFIGGLHDTTIDEISFFETLSLAGQSVEQHERFSAIFKKALKLNAKERSRRFIGINTSKSLENIHGKIKKRAVAIFEPRPEWNHATNCFCIIGNRNLTHGLFLDRRAFLNSYDYKTDPDGLYLTNILNAAAPVCGGINLEYYFSRVDTQKLGAGTKLPHNVIGLNGVANGTDGDLRTGLPGQMIEMHDPLRLLMIVEHYSEVVLAAIKRNPATFEWFENNWVNLVVVNPETHQCQRFNGIFFEDYEPLISTTDKQLSLEQYIETSSDNLPIYLYN, encoded by the coding sequence ATGAATAAGCATGAATTGGTGTGGGATGAAAGTCATCTCATCCATCTGTTGCAACATTATTTGCCAAGCCAGGCACCTTTAAAAGATTTTATACACCACAATACCCTGCATGGTTTTCAGCAGGAAGAATTTTTTGATGCATTGGGACACGCCAAGCATGTTTTCGGCTATAAAACGAGCTTATCGTTAGATCGATATAGAAAATTCTACAAAGATGGAAAGATAAATCCCTATCAATTAGAGCGAAGCATGGAGAGCTTTAACCAAAAAAAAGGGACAGATTTTACTCTTGACTCCGTATTGCATGGTTCAGCAAAATTGACTATAAAACCTACAGTTGGCCAACTTCGCAGCAAATGGAAACAGCTCTATCAGGTTGATTTGAATGCACTTACACACTCCAAACTGTTTCGGGTGTTAAATGCCTACATTGATCAAGGTGTAGCTATTTGGCAGTTTCCAGTTTCGGAGGGCGGCCTAATTTCTTCGTTGAGGGCTCTTGAAAGAAACAGCATGGTTTCTATGTTCAACACACCTCGACCACAAATGTTATTGGCTCAAAAGAAGCTGTCCATCAAGCATTTGTTGCATCTTGTGGTGGGCAATGAAGCATTTTTTGATAATTATGTGGTCGATCAACAGTTTGCTCATCCTGGCTGGTCGGGCATGGTGTCCGTTTTGGAGCAAAACCAAGCTTTGCTTCTCGACAAAAGAAAAATTAGCCTAAATGATTTAATCATTTTTGAATTACTTCTCGAAATTGATGCTCTTGACCAACGTTTTGGTATGCAATGGAAACCATTGGGATACAACGATAGTCTTACCCCTATTGATTTATTTGAAAAACCACAAAAAGAGGTTTTCAACCAACTGGTAGAAATATGGCAAGTGGCATTTGAAAACACCACCTACGACCAAGCTTTGTCAGCTATAAGAAATATAGCACCAAAAGAACCGAACATTGCCCGAGATGATTTTCAGGCACTTTTTTGTATTGACGACCGCGAGTGTTCGATTCGTAGATACATTGAAAATGTGGCCTTGCAACAAAAAATTGGTTGCCACACCTTTGGCACACCAGGTCATTTTGGGTTGGAATATTATTTTCAGCCCGAAAACGGAAAATTTCACACGAAGGTTTGTCCTGCACCAGTATCTCCCAACATTTTGGTACAAGAAAAATCGAGCAACATTAAGCGAAAAAAAGATTTTCATTTTTCAAAACAAACGCATGGATTTTTGCTTTCGTGGCTAATTACTCACACCGTTGGGCTTATTTCCTCTTTGAGATTAATAAGAAGCATTTTTTATCCAAAAAATGAAGCCGCAGCCAACTCTTCGTTTCATTTTATGTCAGAACAATCTAACCTAAACTATCAGTTTAATCCCGAAAACCCCGAATCGGCTGATGGATTGCAACTTGGTTTTAAAGTGGAGCAAATGGCCGACAATGTTGAAAAAGTTCTTAAAAGCATTGGTCTTGTAAACAATTTTGCCCCGGTTATCTATATTATCGGGCATGGAGCCAGCAGCGTAAACAACACCTACTATGCAGGATATGACTGCGGGGCGTGCAGTGGCCGACCCGGTAGTGTAAATGCAAGGCTTTTTGCCAAAATGGCCAACCGAGCCGATGTAAGACAATTGTTGGAAAAAAGAAATTTATTTATACCTGACGACACCGTCTTTATTGGCGGGTTGCATGACACCACCATCGACGAAATCAGTTTTTTTGAAACATTGAGTTTGGCCGGCCAAAGCGTTGAGCAACACGAACGCTTTTCAGCCATATTTAAAAAAGCCCTAAAACTCAATGCCAAAGAACGTTCAAGAAGATTTATCGGTATCAATACCTCCAAAAGTCTTGAGAACATTCATGGTAAAATAAAGAAGCGGGCAGTGGCCATTTTTGAGCCTAGACCGGAGTGGAATCACGCCACCAATTGTTTTTGTATTATCGGAAACCGAAATCTTACCCATGGGTTGTTTCTTGATAGACGGGCATTTTTGAATAGCTACGATTATAAAACCGACCCCGACGGATTGTATTTAACCAACATTCTAAACGCTGCTGCTCCAGTGTGCGGAGGCATTAATCTTGAATATTATTTCTCTCGGGTTGATACACAAAAACTGGGTGCAGGCACCAAATTGCCGCACAACGTAATTGGGCTAAACGGGGTGGCCAATGGCACCGATGGAGATTTGCGAACAGGGCTGCCAGGACAAATGATTGAAATGCACGACCCTCTCAGATTGTTGATGATAGTAGAACACTATTCTGAGGTGGTTTTGGCGGCTATAAAAAGGAATCCTGCAACATTTGAATGGTTTGAAAATAATTGGGTGAATCTTGTGGTTGTAAACCCTGAAACTCATCAGTGCCAACGATTTAATGGCATTTTCTTTGAAGACTATGAGCCGCTAATAAGCACAACCGACAAACAACTATCACTTGAACAATACATCGAAACATCATCCGACAATTTGCCCATCTATTTATACAACTAA
- a CDS encoding SulP family inorganic anion transporter yields MNSINKKGIDSLKEFWTADLKAGFNVSLIALPLCLGIALASGFPPMAGLFAAIVGGLVVSRTNGSWVTITGPAAGLIVVNLAAIESLGEGDRIAGYPYALAAIVVSGAFIVLLGFLKFGKLGDFFPSAAVHGMLAAIGIIIIVKQFFVAIAVAAGGHEMYEVIAEMPTALRHANPEVILISVVSLLILIFYPKVKVKWVKAIPAPIWVLLVAIPLEFILDFEHEHTVRFLAEDHKVGPQLLVHLPENVMDAVQLPDFSKSGTSVFWMAVLSITLVTAIESVLSALAVDKMDPEHRKSNLDQDLKGLGFGAMASGAIGGLPMISEIVRSTANIQSGAKTQWSNFFHGLFLLFFVLVAGSLIKHIPLAALAAMLIFTGFRLASPKEFKHVWHTGKTEFVVFVVTIFMVLFTDLLIGVACGLALSILFVLLKKVPLNNLFKAHYSTKNSQNGVEIMASDNLTFCNYLSLKKEIVKHLDKNLIINIKNCHYVDASVNHHLHGLEKEFSQKKLSFSVVNS; encoded by the coding sequence ATGAATAGTATTAACAAAAAGGGAATTGACAGTTTAAAAGAGTTTTGGACTGCCGATTTAAAAGCCGGATTTAACGTATCTCTCATAGCCCTGCCATTGTGTTTGGGCATTGCCTTAGCCAGTGGTTTTCCGCCAATGGCCGGATTGTTTGCTGCCATTGTTGGTGGTTTGGTGGTTTCTAGAACCAACGGTAGTTGGGTCACCATTACCGGCCCTGCGGCAGGTCTAATTGTGGTTAATTTAGCCGCCATCGAATCTTTGGGCGAAGGTGACAGAATTGCGGGGTATCCTTATGCTTTGGCTGCCATTGTGGTTTCAGGTGCATTTATCGTACTGTTAGGCTTTTTAAAATTCGGAAAACTGGGCGATTTTTTCCCCAGTGCTGCAGTGCACGGAATGTTGGCTGCAATTGGAATTATCATCATTGTAAAACAATTTTTTGTTGCCATTGCTGTGGCCGCCGGAGGCCACGAAATGTATGAGGTAATAGCCGAAATGCCCACCGCTCTGAGACATGCCAACCCCGAGGTAATCTTAATCTCCGTGGTTTCATTGCTCATTCTTATTTTTTACCCCAAAGTAAAAGTGAAATGGGTTAAAGCCATTCCTGCACCAATTTGGGTATTGCTCGTGGCTATTCCGCTCGAATTTATTCTTGATTTTGAACACGAACATACCGTTCGGTTTTTAGCCGAAGATCATAAAGTAGGGCCACAACTTTTGGTACATTTGCCTGAAAATGTGATGGATGCGGTGCAACTTCCCGACTTTTCAAAATCAGGAACCTCTGTATTTTGGATGGCCGTATTAAGCATCACATTAGTAACGGCCATTGAGTCTGTATTAAGTGCTTTGGCTGTTGACAAAATGGATCCGGAACATCGAAAATCAAACTTAGATCAAGATTTAAAAGGGCTTGGTTTTGGGGCAATGGCCTCGGGTGCTATTGGTGGTTTGCCCATGATTTCGGAAATTGTGCGAAGCACGGCCAACATTCAAAGCGGGGCAAAAACACAGTGGTCAAACTTCTTTCACGGTTTGTTTCTATTGTTTTTTGTTTTGGTGGCCGGCTCGTTAATTAAACATATTCCTCTGGCTGCGTTGGCCGCCATGCTTATTTTTACAGGTTTCAGGTTAGCTTCTCCCAAAGAGTTTAAGCACGTGTGGCATACCGGAAAAACAGAATTTGTGGTTTTTGTGGTAACCATTTTTATGGTATTGTTTACCGATTTATTGATTGGCGTGGCCTGCGGTTTGGCGTTGAGCATTTTGTTTGTATTGCTCAAAAAAGTACCCCTAAACAACTTATTTAAAGCTCATTACAGCACAAAAAACAGCCAAAATGGTGTTGAGATTATGGCCTCAGATAACTTAACTTTTTGCAACTATTTGAGTTTGAAAAAAGAAATAGTAAAACACCTTGACAAAAACTTGATCATCAACATAAAAAACTGCCACTATGTAGATGCCTCTGTTAACCACCACCTGCATGGTTTAGAAAAAGAATTTAGTCAGAAAAAACTTTCCTTTTCTGTTGTTAACAGTTAA
- a CDS encoding efflux transporter outer membrane subunit gives MKITKNLLKITLAGIVVLQLNACKIPSVISPNADANTPQKYALRVDSINSATINWKNFFKDTFLVNLIDTALHNNQELKIVSQEIEIMRNEARAKSGEYLPFARFRAGSGFEKPGRYTLMGATEHTVEAEPGKALPEPLTDIGLMADISWEVDVWHKLRNAQKSTYKRFLASQEGRNFMITNLIGEIANAYYELLALDNQMEIVNQNITIQENALEIVKLLKQSAQTTELAVKKFEAEVLKNKSLRYNIAQKIVETENYINFLVGRFPQPVLRNSEQFNELTPRKVYAGIPSDLLANRPDIREAELDLQANKLDVQVARANFYPSFSITSGIGFQAFNAGYLVKAPESMLYNLAGDMVAPLINRRAIIAEYKNANARQIQSVVAYQQKILNGYVEVSNKVSKIQNLENQFTLKQLQVNALTESINIANSLFASARADYMEVLLTQRDALEARVELVETKKEQLLATVDLYRALGGGWR, from the coding sequence ATGAAAATCACTAAAAACTTATTAAAGATAACACTTGCAGGCATTGTTGTTTTACAACTAAATGCCTGCAAAATACCCTCTGTCATTTCGCCAAATGCGGATGCGAATACACCCCAAAAGTATGCTTTGAGGGTGGACTCGATCAATTCGGCAACCATAAACTGGAAAAATTTTTTTAAGGATACTTTTTTGGTAAATCTTATTGATACCGCTCTGCACAACAATCAGGAGTTAAAAATTGTATCGCAAGAAATTGAGATAATGCGAAACGAAGCTCGGGCAAAAAGTGGTGAATACCTTCCTTTTGCCCGATTTAGAGCCGGATCAGGATTTGAAAAACCAGGGAGATATACGCTGATGGGGGCAACCGAACATACCGTGGAGGCCGAGCCGGGGAAGGCCTTACCCGAACCATTAACCGATATTGGCCTAATGGCAGATATTAGTTGGGAGGTGGACGTATGGCACAAATTGAGGAACGCTCAAAAATCGACATACAAACGATTTTTAGCTTCGCAAGAGGGTCGTAATTTTATGATTACCAATTTGATAGGTGAAATAGCTAACGCATATTACGAATTGTTGGCTTTAGACAATCAGATGGAGATTGTTAACCAAAACATTACCATTCAAGAAAATGCATTAGAGATAGTGAAACTGCTGAAACAATCGGCACAAACCACCGAGCTTGCGGTCAAAAAGTTTGAGGCGGAAGTACTAAAAAATAAGAGTTTAAGGTACAACATTGCACAAAAAATTGTTGAAACCGAGAATTACATCAACTTTTTGGTTGGCCGTTTTCCGCAGCCTGTTTTACGAAATTCAGAGCAGTTTAATGAGTTGACACCACGAAAGGTGTATGCTGGTATTCCATCAGATTTACTTGCAAACCGACCAGATATTCGGGAAGCCGAGCTTGACCTACAAGCCAATAAATTGGATGTGCAAGTGGCAAGGGCTAACTTTTATCCTTCGTTTAGCATTACGTCAGGCATTGGTTTTCAAGCGTTCAATGCCGGATATTTGGTAAAAGCTCCTGAATCTATGTTGTATAATTTGGCAGGAGACATGGTGGCTCCACTCATCAATAGAAGGGCAATAATTGCCGAATATAAAAATGCTAATGCTCGTCAAATTCAATCAGTGGTGGCCTATCAGCAAAAAATATTAAACGGATATGTAGAGGTAAGCAATAAAGTTTCAAAAATTCAGAATCTCGAAAATCAGTTTACCCTAAAGCAGTTACAGGTAAATGCCTTAACGGAGTCCATAAACATTGCCAATAGCTTGTTTGCATCGGCAAGAGCAGACTATATGGAGGTGTTACTTACCCAAAGAGATGCTCTGGAAGCTCGAGTTGAACTGGTGGAAACTAAAAAAGAACAGTTGCTGGCAACGGTTGATTTATATCGAGCTTTGGGCGGTGGCTGGAGGTAG
- a CDS encoding efflux RND transporter permease subunit, with amino-acid sequence MFKNIIHRPVLAIVVSVVILFTGGLAIKQLPISQFPDIAPTTVNIFIAYPGASADVLVKSTLITLENAINGVQGMRYIATDATSAGEATVRIIFEPGTDPNQAVVRVKTRVDQVMPLLPELVQREGVIITPIQPSMLMYVNLYSTDNSLDEKFLYNYATVNLIPEINRISGIARSQILGSRRYAMRVWLNPDRMRAYNISVDEIMEALADQSIIGRPGRIGQSSGIEAQSLEYVLTYKGRYNKPEEYENIIVKANASGERVFLKDVAKIELGSEFFDIYSNLDGHSSASIVLKQNYGSNASEVIDEVKAKLNEMKANFPPGLDYQISYDVSSFLDASIEQVLHTLRDAFLLVALVVFLFLGDWRSTLIPILAVPVSLIGTFFVMKLFGLSINLITLFALVLAIGIVVDDAIVVVEAVHAKMNEKYLSPYMAVREVMGEITGAIIAISLVMISVFVPIAFMSGPVGTFYRQFSITMASSIVLSAIVALTLTPVLCAMLLKKHDPHKVSKSPVQRFLNWFNNGFDGLTNRYVKILKRIVNRRLVTFLVLVLFSLGIVYTNKVLPAGFIPGEDQGTIYAILQTPPGTTLERTNHLSRELQDICEEIEDIESVSSLAGYEIMTEGRGSNAGTCLINLKTWHERKHTVHEVMEELEEKTKNMGAVIEFFEPPAIPGFGSSGGFSMRLLDKTNSTDYQQFDQINKEFMEALGKRKELTGIFTFFSAAYPQYELEIDNNAAMQKGVSIGKAMENLNIMIGSTYEQGFIRFGQFFKVYVQSAPEFRKLPSDILNMYVKNDHDEMVPYSSFMKLRKSQGPNEITRYNMYNSASIQGLPAKGYTTADAIAAIREVAAKLPNGYDIAWEGLSYDEAKRGNESIIVFAIVLIFVYLVLAAQYESFILPMAILFSLPIGVFGSFMLLKIMGLANDVYAQVGLIMLVGLLGKNAVLIVEFAVQKNREGATILEAAVEGAKVRFRPILMTSFAFVVGLIPLLLANGAGAIGNRTIGGSALGGMLFGTIFGVLVVPGLYFIFANIAKGRTLIQNEDFSPLSEDLIDYSSNNTNSNKNENH; translated from the coding sequence ATGTTTAAAAACATCATACACAGGCCGGTATTGGCCATCGTGGTGTCGGTGGTTATATTGTTTACGGGTGGGTTGGCCATCAAACAATTGCCTATCTCACAGTTTCCGGATATTGCCCCGACCACTGTTAATATTTTTATAGCATATCCTGGTGCAAGTGCCGATGTGCTCGTTAAATCTACCCTTATTACCCTCGAAAACGCAATAAACGGTGTGCAGGGAATGAGGTATATTGCCACCGATGCCACCAGTGCAGGGGAGGCAACCGTTCGCATAATTTTTGAGCCCGGCACAGACCCCAATCAAGCGGTGGTAAGGGTAAAAACCAGAGTGGATCAAGTTATGCCACTTTTGCCCGAGTTGGTGCAACGGGAAGGGGTAATCATCACACCCATACAACCCAGTATGTTGATGTATGTAAACTTGTATAGTACCGACAATTCGTTGGATGAAAAGTTTTTATACAATTATGCCACGGTCAACTTAATTCCGGAGATAAACCGTATTTCGGGTATTGCCAGAAGTCAGATTTTGGGTAGCCGGCGGTATGCAATGCGAGTTTGGCTCAATCCGGATAGAATGAGAGCCTATAACATTTCGGTGGATGAGATAATGGAAGCGTTGGCAGATCAAAGTATTATTGGCCGACCCGGACGCATTGGTCAAAGTTCGGGCATAGAGGCACAGTCGTTAGAGTATGTTTTGACTTACAAAGGTCGATACAATAAGCCCGAAGAGTACGAAAACATTATTGTGAAGGCCAATGCAAGTGGTGAAAGAGTTTTTTTGAAAGATGTGGCCAAAATAGAATTGGGTAGCGAGTTTTTTGATATTTATTCCAATCTCGATGGGCACTCGTCGGCTTCCATTGTATTAAAACAAAACTACGGAAGCAACGCTTCGGAAGTGATTGATGAGGTAAAAGCCAAATTAAATGAAATGAAAGCCAACTTTCCGCCGGGTTTAGATTATCAAATAAGTTATGATGTTTCATCGTTTTTAGATGCATCCATAGAACAGGTGCTTCATACGCTTCGCGATGCTTTCTTATTGGTGGCTCTTGTAGTGTTTCTATTTTTGGGCGATTGGCGTTCAACGCTTATTCCCATTTTGGCCGTTCCGGTTTCCCTCATCGGAACTTTTTTCGTGATGAAATTGTTTGGTCTGTCCATCAACCTAATAACCCTTTTTGCATTGGTGCTTGCCATTGGTATTGTGGTGGACGATGCCATTGTAGTAGTGGAGGCAGTGCATGCCAAAATGAATGAAAAATACCTTTCGCCTTACATGGCTGTCAGGGAAGTAATGGGCGAAATAACGGGAGCTATCATTGCCATTTCGTTAGTAATGATTTCGGTGTTTGTGCCCATAGCGTTTATGAGTGGCCCTGTTGGAACCTTTTATCGCCAATTTTCGATAACCATGGCCAGTTCTATTGTGCTTTCGGCCATTGTGGCACTCACACTAACCCCGGTGCTTTGTGCCATGTTGCTTAAAAAACACGACCCACACAAGGTTAGCAAAAGCCCGGTTCAGCGATTTTTGAATTGGTTTAACAATGGTTTTGACGGATTGACAAATAGATACGTAAAAATATTAAAACGCATTGTCAATAGAAGATTGGTTACCTTTTTAGTACTGGTTTTGTTTTCGTTGGGTATTGTTTATACCAATAAAGTGCTTCCGGCAGGCTTTATTCCGGGGGAAGATCAAGGAACGATATATGCCATATTGCAAACACCTCCTGGAACAACCTTAGAGCGAACCAATCATCTTTCAAGAGAACTTCAAGATATCTGCGAAGAGATTGAAGACATTGAGTCAGTTTCATCTTTGGCCGGTTATGAAATTATGACAGAAGGTCGTGGCTCGAATGCCGGAACCTGTTTAATAAATCTTAAAACTTGGCACGAACGCAAGCATACAGTTCATGAAGTAATGGAAGAACTTGAAGAAAAAACAAAAAACATGGGTGCTGTCATTGAGTTTTTTGAACCTCCGGCTATCCCGGGTTTTGGTTCGTCCGGCGGTTTTTCTATGCGATTGTTAGATAAAACCAACTCTACAGATTATCAACAATTCGACCAGATAAACAAAGAATTTATGGAAGCCTTGGGCAAACGCAAAGAGCTTACGGGTATATTTACATTCTTTTCTGCGGCATATCCACAATATGAATTGGAAATAGATAACAATGCCGCCATGCAAAAAGGCGTATCTATTGGCAAAGCCATGGAAAACCTGAATATCATGATTGGCAGCACATACGAGCAGGGTTTTATTCGTTTTGGCCAATTCTTTAAGGTTTACGTGCAATCGGCTCCCGAATTTAGGAAACTACCCTCTGATATTTTAAATATGTATGTGAAGAATGACCACGATGAAATGGTGCCTTATTCTTCCTTTATGAAATTGCGAAAATCGCAAGGACCCAATGAAATTACCCGATATAATATGTACAATTCAGCATCCATTCAGGGTTTGCCGGCCAAGGGATATACCACGGCGGATGCCATTGCAGCCATTAGAGAAGTGGCGGCCAAGTTGCCAAATGGGTATGACATTGCTTGGGAAGGATTATCGTATGACGAGGCCAAAAGAGGAAACGAATCCATCATTGTATTTGCCATAGTTTTGATATTTGTTTATTTGGTGCTGGCTGCACAATACGAAAGTTTCATTTTGCCAATGGCCATTTTGTTTTCACTGCCCATTGGAGTTTTTGGCTCGTTTATGTTGCTAAAAATTATGGGCTTGGCAAACGATGTGTATGCACAAGTGGGGTTGATTATGCTGGTGGGTTTATTAGGGAAAAATGCGGTGCTTATTGTGGAATTTGCCGTTCAAAAAAACAGAGAGGGAGCCACTATTTTGGAGGCCGCCGTAGAGGGGGCAAAGGTGCGGTTTCGTCCTATTTTAATGACTTCGTTTGCTTTTGTAGTGGGCTTGATACCGCTGTTGTTGGCAAACGGAGCAGGGGCTATTGGCAATAGAACCATTGGCGGTTCTGCGTTGGGTGGCATGCTCTTCGGGACAATTTTTGGGGTGCTGGTAGTTCCGGGCTTGTATTTCATCTTTGCCAATATTGCCAAAGGCAGAACGCTCATTCAAAACGAAGATTTTTCGCCTCTATCTGAAGACTTAATTGATTATTCATCAAACAACACAAACAGTAATAAAAATGAAAATCACTAA
- a CDS encoding efflux RND transporter periplasmic adaptor subunit encodes MKFKLLIISFLTVGFLGSCSTKHKSLEEEQSFLATKPILLDTFLDKDYVCQIQSINHIELRALEKGYIQEIYVDEGKFVKKGQLLFQILPNIYEAEMNKALAEKQFAEIEYSNTKALAEKKVVSPNELALAKAKLDKALAELSLSQTHLQFTQVRAPFDGIIDRFYVRKGSIVEEGDLLTYLSDNSKMWVYFNVSEAEYLNYKKNLKKDSTLKVKLEMANHEMFPFEGNVETIEADFNNETGNISFRATFPNPDRLLRHGETGLVKIATQLNKALIIPQKATYEVLDKKFVYIIDQHHKVIPKQITITAELPHLYVIKGLAEKDVILLEGLRKVKENQEIHYKFLEPRHVISNLSVHAE; translated from the coding sequence ATGAAATTCAAATTATTGATTATCAGCTTTCTAACTGTAGGATTTTTGGGAAGCTGCTCAACCAAACACAAATCTTTAGAAGAGGAGCAATCCTTTTTGGCCACAAAACCAATTTTGTTAGACACCTTCCTCGATAAAGATTATGTGTGTCAAATTCAATCAATCAATCATATCGAATTGCGGGCTTTGGAAAAGGGATATATTCAAGAAATTTATGTTGATGAAGGAAAATTTGTAAAAAAGGGTCAGTTGCTGTTTCAGATTTTGCCCAATATTTACGAAGCTGAAATGAATAAGGCATTGGCCGAAAAACAATTTGCGGAGATAGAATATTCAAACACAAAAGCATTGGCCGAAAAAAAGGTGGTATCTCCAAACGAGCTGGCATTGGCAAAGGCCAAATTGGATAAGGCTCTTGCAGAGCTTTCTCTTTCTCAAACGCATTTGCAGTTTACACAAGTTCGGGCTCCGTTTGACGGCATAATTGACCGATTTTATGTGCGAAAAGGCAGTATTGTAGAGGAAGGAGATTTGCTGACCTATTTAAGCGATAACAGCAAAATGTGGGTGTATTTTAACGTATCGGAGGCCGAATATCTCAACTATAAGAAAAACCTAAAAAAGGATAGCACTTTAAAGGTGAAACTTGAAATGGCCAACCACGAAATGTTTCCGTTTGAAGGAAATGTTGAAACCATTGAGGCCGATTTTAATAACGAAACCGGAAATATTTCTTTTCGGGCAACCTTTCCAAATCCGGATAGATTGTTGAGACACGGTGAAACCGGTTTGGTAAAAATAGCTACCCAACTCAACAAAGCACTTATTATTCCTCAAAAAGCAACCTATGAAGTGCTTGATAAAAAATTTGTTTATATCATCGACCAACATCACAAAGTCATACCAAAACAAATTACCATAACCGCAGAATTGCCACACCTTTATGTAATAAAAGGATTGGCCGAAAAGGATGTAATACTGCTGGAAGGTTTGCGAAAAGTAAAAGAAAACCAAGAGATTCATTACAAATTTTTAGAACCACGTCACGTTATTTCCAATTTGTCAGTTCACGCGGAATAA